ttCAGCCTTAAACAATACTTGGtccagtttgtgtttgtcattatGCAAAAGACAAAGCTTCTACCTTGTATGGAGGTGTAAGGTTTGTGCATGGGGCTCCAAGCCTCTTGGTGTTCACAACAACCCAATAAAGCGCACATGTCTGAGATTCCAGTCCGTCTACTTGGTCTTATTCATTTCACTGCTCATGAACTAAGTCATCTTTATTGTCCCATTGCATGTGACTGTGATATTTATTCTACGGTCAGACACATTAAAGActgcaaataaaaagatgaacacaTTAAAGTCTAGACTCAGGGTATTGATGGCACTTTTTGTCATACAACCATGACAATGGGTCTTTCATGAAAGACATGATGTCACAGTATGATGTCACTGATGGCTGAATTCCATAGTTAAGTTTCAGACTTTGTGTTGTGCTCATTGTGACGATGAGGACAACTGTAAAAAGAACCAAGGGAAATACGGCTGCGTATGTCCAGTCAAAATACAGTGTTTCATTGAGGAGTGTTCACCTGTATCATTTATGTGTACTTCCTGGTGTACTGCACAGTGAAATAATGTTTATGTGAAATACAAGAGTCTCTTTCTTCAACAACGGTTGTTTAATCCTCATTGAGTTTTAAATCCTCAGTAGTGGCTGTCGGCCTAGTCACACAATATCTATTACACATTACTTCAATGTACAAACTCGTGATGAAACCTAGTGAGTCAGACTCTTTTTCAACCTGTAAAGAAGCTGTAGAAACTTTTCTTTAACGTTGCATCAAATTCAACCGCAGATAATCTTTTCATGTTGAattaacaaacatttctgtctgtaaaCAAACAGAGTTACAATATAAAGTcgttagaaaagaaaaaagtctgaaTGATACAATAAAGAGTCCAGAGATCAACTTTCAgggacaaacaacaaacatcagttCAAATCATTCTATTTCTCAGACTTTGAGCAGAGCGAACCCTCtttaagacacaaaacaacacaaacacaaacaacaagctTTTCCTCCACTGGTGAAACATCTTCTCAAATAAATATCTAGAAGAACAAGAAGTAAAGAGATTGTTGGACTCACTGAATGTTCTCAGGAGAGAAGAGACTGAGATCAGCTgtttggagacagagctggtACTGGACCAGCTGCTGTGAGGCCATCTGTCCACAGGGAGGCGCCATCATGATTTCTACTTCTCCATATTTAAAGGCAGAAAGGCGGATCAATTAATCACACATCAATTAAAGAGAAAGTTTGGAAactttctattatttttacaatatttattatctatttaatACTCACTCCTACCTTTTGAATTCAACGGCTAATGTGCAATGTATTccactgtatatatactgttttatttgcactagtgtattggtacttgtatttttagttactcttattttctgACACTATTGCAtgtgagttgcttgaggtgcctgggatttaagattttcattgccaacatgtacgctgtatctgttgtgcagatgacaataaaacctttgaacgcTGAACTGTTTCAATTGTAAATATAATTTctgttatatttctattttatatttCCATGCTCTTATATTGCATGTTTCCTTATCTATTACTTTTAGCAAAGTCTATTTTTTGACTATCGGCTGACTGGACTTTTCCATGAAAACTTTTCTCAGAATTTCTGATTGCAAATAAtccgtttttctttttcacttgaCACTTCAATCAATGGTTTTCTCCCCTCAAATGTTGTTCTACAAAGTTCTGTCGACCAAGAGTTAGAGAACCAATACCTGCCCATTTACTTATATCAGTATATTCATTAATGTTCGTATGTCCTCATACATATGCACAAATAACAGCAACATCCTCATGCAACCATTATGTGCCAGCTAGTGAAAGGTGCATATCGTGTATCcctttatttttagatttgactTTTCACTTGCTCTCTAATCTACTTCTTTGTGACCATCTGCAGCTCTAAGTGTATTTCCctattcattaattaattaaaattctgCTTGAACATAAATGCATGTTATCATCCAGTAATTTAACTCCCAGAAATAACCTATTCTGATATTATTTATGATCTTTAATTATTTAGAATTTTGGATGCAAGAGCTCGGCATTGTTACATAGCCACTTTGGAAAAATCCCATATTTCTCCCCAAGTCTTTATTTGTGAAATGAGCCGTCTCAGTTCCTTGATGTGAAGACTAACTGCCATAAATGTCCTAAGTACATGTATGATTATCCTGATTAGATGCTGCTTTATGAATACCATTAACCGTTttgtgattaaaacattttttttttaaaacaagacaaaaccaGAGATTTGCACTTCATCTCCAAACAGACTTTAATATTGTCAACCTCTAACACAATCCTGCTAAAAACTGAATTAATTGACAGAAAAAGGTGAAATCAATGCCCTTcaatacatatgtatatatatattttttcctctttacatATGTTTGGAATTACTGAACACGGTTTAGGAAAACGTTTCCAAAACAACTTCACAAAGTGACAAAGTCTTCAGTAGCGGACATTAACAGTTGACTGTTCATCAGTAAAATCAGTTAGGGCATATTAAGTAGCTGCTGTACTGTACTAAAGTGCAATAACATCTTCAGTCTCtttttgtgtggaaaaaaataatcactGGAAACAATAAAAGGGatgaaaaaaaaggtagaaacttAAGAGTTAAAACATAGAATGTTAGCTAAACAATTAAGACCAATGGTTAAAAATTaagattatattgttttaaaaaaagacaggaaagactgaacagaaactgaaatcTCTGTAATTGAAGGGACATAACGTCGAATCAGGATGTCTACTTCAAATTTGTGTAaagttgaaaatataaatatataaagctATCCTATGTGTAAAAGGATGATTTATGGTAACACGGTGCGCAGctcagaaaaagaaactgtatccggattaaataaaaatgatcaagaaaaaaaattaaaagtgctTCACTGCCCTTAGATTCTCTATCAACAAAACCAGTTAATATCACAGTTACTGTactatttcattatttacacataaatatttgcaacatcACGTTTTGCTATCTTCGTTTTCAGTGTTCTCCTTTTAAGTACacttgaatataaaatgaaattcagatCAACCACACAGTCCCTCCACTCGGGtgacaagcagcagcagagacgaaAACCTTCACGCTGTcctaaatatttcattttgtgcCATTATGAGTGTATCAATGCACTGAGACACTCTTATTGCTGTctgtttaacattttcacacacaaaacgCTAAAATATCCAGATTAAAGCTGTGATCTATAGGTTTGATGGAAACCAGGAGGACGAAAGGCGTTTTGCCTCATATTTCACTTCACGAATCAACGAGCACGACGCCCAGCGACAGCTCGAGCGCAGGCGCGCCGCTCCGAAATTGAATCAACATTCAAATTGTGAGCGTCAACATTTACTTTGAAAGCAGAAATTAAATGGTTGAATCTGTTATGAGCAAGAAGCAGACTTGTTGACACGCTTGATCTTAAACATTAAGGATTAGAGGGTAAATCGAATACATTTTATCAGACAGTACGATGAGGCTGGTGCATTTTGGGAGATCGTGAACAGCTacgcaaaaaaacaaacaacacaaccaaacaaaaacatcaggGCTCAAACTCCTCCTTCCACATTTCTTGCaaaaattttcatttttcattggtacaaatacaaatctgttTGATTACACAACAAATCTATAAGGTATCTAATACACcaaataaagaatatttatgATTCAATGAATTACTCTTCTGAAGGTAAAGAAAACCCAAACCTGCATATAGAATGAAATTTGCAGCTAATAGAGACTCAAAATAAAGGATTCTTAAAATAACCAAACCAGACTTTTTCAGGCCAAATTACAATAAGAGCAGGGGCATCATCATAACGAGCGAATTTCACGTCATGTATTTTACACTTATTACTCAACGAGCCATGTGTAGGTGTAGTATACCTAATACTACGAATAAAGTAGCACCGCAATTCAAAGGCAAACCCTGTTTTGTTATCGTTGAAATACGACAACAACTACATCCTTTAGAAACAAAATACCTTTAGTCAGAACCACGGAAGCATTTCAGTGCAGGTGTGGTCTGAATCTGGTGTAAGGAATATCAACTGTGTGAACTATTAAAGATGTTGGAGTGTGATTGAACTTTGACTCGCTGTGGTGCTGTGCTGGGGAACATCCAATCAATTCTTTGCAAAATAACACACGTAAGGAATgcacaacaaacagaaactcaTATAATATATGTTTGTGGCTCACTGCGTCTAAGCAAACCTTCTACACAGTAATGCCGTCTGGATGAATTATGCTTGACAATAGTGCTTCTGAGGAAAATGCATAATAACCTGGTGCCAAATGCAACTGAAACGCTGAACCCAGAGGCCCGTGGACTGAGaacaagcagcagaagaagacaaGGATAAGTGTTTGAGAGGCAGTGAGAAGGGTTTCTGAGAACTGACAGCAACGTTACTACAAAGCTCGGTGAACAGTGTATCTACATTGAGGGTGAAATCCACGTGCACTTGTTCCTGAGCAAATCTCTGCTGGAAATGTGGCGCTGAGGAAGATGATCGGATGAAGCTACAGACATTGAAGAGAGTTTGACGTCAGGCTGGAATCCACACTTTTAGCCGATGTCAGGTAGGTCACTTCTTACCATCTTCTCATTTTCTACACGGCTGAGGGAAAACGGGCCAGTTCGGCTGCGATCAGAAGATGTCGGGGCAAATTTCCCAGCTGCCTTGGTCCTTCGCCTCCCAGTAACCCCCCTTGTAGACGTGCAAGGTCTCTCCGGATACGGGGTCATCTAACTTCTCAAACCACAGGGCTTGGTAGTTGTCTTGATGGGCAcctgaaggaaaagaaagatcTTTTATCGAGATGGAAGGGAGCCACGGCAACACATCACTGCTTAAAAGAAGCTGCTATGCTCTCAGGTGGGTGAATAAGGAATGAACGTAATAACATTAACATAATAGTGCACCATAtctaaaggttcagtgtgtacgtTTTCACTAAtgggtttcatctaaattgtacaaattgtcattttctttaccctagaacgAGCCCTTGTATTTAAATACCATACATTTACATTAGGAGCggctcctctctacggaggccgacatgttttttacagtagcccagactggacaaactaaagaactttctaatgacaactgaagctaccacaggttctccgtcatgtttggaaggggagggtgaggtgaggggtgttcagctgcaacatgaaacctcaccgctaaattctacacactgaagctttaaagCAAAACTGGTCTGCACTAGAGCCCAACCGATATATCAGCTGGCCGATTATATCtgtatcagtgtttgtttgccGATATGAAACCTTATATTTTACACAATCtgcccccaaaaatccatatcagcTGGGCTCTAGTTAGGACTCGctaaaaaacaaagcaattcATTCCTCATCATGTGGAGCATTAGACTGTTTGATAACCTCCCGGGACCAGAGCATTGTGATCAGTGCCTAATAGGTTACTACTCTAAAACACAGTATTACAAAGCTTGGCTTGTTCTACACATTCTACTATTAGTGGCATCTAGTCTCCACTGATACACgcttacaaaacaaaaaagaacgAAAGAGGGACAATGGAGATCGGGACTGATGTTACTTGCTTTTGACTGAAGCTCCATTAGCACCGTCCTTTCCATCCACTAAGAGAGAGTAAGTTGAAAAAGGACGTAAAGAGGAAATGATGGATGATGAACGATTTTTTTCTTGTCAAATAAAATCTGGAATTTACTAAATTACTAGAAAATCGGAGAGAACTGCTCTGTATTGAATATCGAGACCAGAATACTTGCTTAAAAGGGGGAGGAGTGATGGTCCATGAGGGGCTGAAATAGAATGAAGGATGAAGGAATGAATGTTTGGAGGTTATGAAATACAAGAGTGGCTATGACCGACAAGTGGTCAATGACACAAAGGAGAACAGTAAGTGAAAATGTAAGGAGCTACTTGCATGCAACAGGTGTATGAGGGGGAGAGTCCTCTGTGTCAGCTGAGCAACACCAGCACAAAAAGAAGACGTAAATCCACAACTCAGAGAATGAAATGCCGGCAATTTGTTGTTTGTGGACATTTTGAAAGTGCTGTTTGTGGCATCTTAAGCACAAGAGACATGTTTCTtttacatcacatcacaacCCTCAAATTTAAGGCCACGTTTCACATTAATGCCATTGCTTTGTGTTACAAAGTGTATCTTTGCTTCTTCCGGTTTTTTGTGACCTCTGTTTATGCTGACGAGCCCTCCGCCCATTTTTACTGTCATACAATACCTTTAAATCTTCGTCAATGAGGTTTGTCTGCATTTGTCTGGTAATAATTGCGATTGAATTAAATTTTGGAACCCATTagattttggtgcggatccagtgAATTTGAACTTTCTGTGTCGGATTGGGGCGTTTTCACAGTTTagttgatttctctgagaataatttgtggatcttgattcAAACAACATGTGGTTTCATAGAGGGACTGGTGGAGATATGCACTAGTGCTTTTCAAGTTGTCATAAAACTAATAGACTGATTCTTATTTAATCTATCTTAGAAAATGCAATGTCGTGTGAAGCCAATGTAACTCAAACGCTGTTCAGTGCTGGCCTTGGTTGTTTGAAGGAATTATACAAACACTTCACAGCACACattgtaaaaatataatgaTGTCAAATGGCCGATGACTTTTGTCAATGTGTGACGTAACTTTATCCACCATGAAGATGAGCAGTTAAATATTCCTGACTGTCTGGCTCAAAATAGCGACTTGTTTCTCTACAAATACCTGCAATTGTTTGAGTAACTATGGAATCTTTAGAACAGAGAAACAGGCGTCTGTGGATATACTAAGGTCATGTCTTCCTCACAGTGTTGTTAAAATGCCACTCAAAGCACTGTTAAAATGTACACGTTATGTTGAACAGCGGTGATACTTGCTTTCATCAGTAACCTCACTTGCTTCTGTGCCAGTCTCCTGTGCATCAGCTAAATGAGACAAACGAATGGAGGGACAGTAAAATGTGAATGAGACGTTATTAAAACAACGTCGAAGATATTTACTGAAGCACCTTCCCATaacacacgcaaacaaacaggtgtgtgtgtggtaaagatTCTTGAATCAACATAACTAGGGTGGGGAGAGACTAAGCGGAGAGTACTTGCTTTTCAAGGGTGAGTCATTGACTGAATCCTCAGTGACAGCTTAGGGTTGAGACAGAGACAAGCAGACAAAATATACCGAGACAGACAAAGTGGACAAAAGATGaatggacagaaaaacattggacagaaacacaaaacaaataaatgaactcCAAACCAAGTGgccctctttcttttcctacCTTCCTCAGGTGAGCAGGCGACTTTAACGGCttccctctccctttctctaCGGGCCGTGCGCTGTTTTTCTTCTAGCCTCTGTTTCTCTGCGTTAGCCTCGTCCCAGCGGCCGTCCTCCATTAACCGCTGGTCAGGGCGACGACGACTGTCTGTTGGCGCCACTCCCTCCTCAAATTCATTGAGAGTCAAGGCCAGTGTGGAGAAGAAGTACATgttctctgctccctctctggaaAGTCATTACGATAAAACGATCAGATGCACAAAGCCAAACTACAGCtctgtttgtttaaaagcactttgctttaaaaacagcaactcacggtaatgggttctttctccAGATTTCTTTGGCTTTGAGGGTCTGATACACAGTCCTCTGTTTGCCCTCTGTGCCGTTCTCGCCTTTACTGCTCTGCATTACCCGAGACAACTCCATCTTCTCGTCCCATGTTCCTGACAGCACATAGTGGGCCTTTCCATCCTTATCTGTTACTACTCCGGTTACCTGAGAGACAAATACAGCTGTCAGTAATCAATGGAATATTAAACAATCTGACAGAAGGCAGCACAAGACTTTATAAAATGAATAAGTGCTCTGGTTTAACATACAGGAAGTTCTATAccataaaagaaaaagacaaaatacaaaatccCACCTTTCTGGGTACATCTCTGGAGAAGTAACTGTAGGGAGCAAACTTGAGGTGGCAGCGATCTCCTGTCTTGTGGTTCACCACATCTATCTCCCCTGACTGGAGGCAGAGAGCgacaaaatgttttgctggCAGACGACTTGGTGTATGAAAGCATCTATATCACTTATTGTTTCTAAATAATTTTACAATCACCTGATCGATCCACAGTTTCCCCACAATAATGTTGTGGACTGTTGTAGTTACTTTTTTCCAAGAGTAGTGATTGTCGCTcttatcaaacaaacactggatAGAACCTGAAAACagagattttcatttgaatcctgctaaattaaaatgtttttgactttttttttctataacaACATAAgttataaaataacataaatacaaTGAATACAAGTATTTTAACATGTACACGGTGACAATGTACACTGATTAATAAACTGATTAAAACATTAACTCACCCAGGGGCATGATAGAGAGATATTTTCCTCTAAACTTGCTGGCCAGACTTATTTCCTGTCTGAGTGTCCAACCCTTCTCAGAGATggcatgatgagctgcagcaggtggGTGGTGACTCACCTGAGAAGAGACCAGATGTAACAAAGTTAGTCAAAGGCTTGAACCTAGTCACGGAAACAAATATGCCTGTTTACACACTACaaccatatttatttttcagaggTGGATTGTGGATCTATGCAAGACTTCAAGTCTCAATTGAAACAGTtagaaaaagcaaacaaagctTGTTAACTGCAACTGTGTTTCGTGGTTAGTCGTGTTATTTCATCATACCTGCTCACACAGGGAGCGGTAGCCACACTCTCTGAGTCGGTCGAGCTCAAAGGTTTCTCCCAGCAGTGGATTGAAGGGTTTCCCTGTGCGGTGGACAGTCGTAGAGTAGGAGGAGACCGTGAAAGCGGCGACGTAACACATCTGCTCCAGAGAACTCTGACATTTAGCACCCTTGTCCAGCAGCTCGTAGTATTCCAGGTCTTCGGACAGACGTTGCAGCATGGAGAGGGGCTCATTGAAATTTACCTGGCAGGTGCGGGACCACACAGAGAAGGAGTTTGGTTACTTCTGATCTTTCTCAAAGAAAAGCCACCATATGTGTCAAAACGTGTACAGGTTTCTTACAGGCATTGGTATCTTTGAGAGCTCCTTTCCAATGCAATTCTTCATGATGCTCCACAGATTGAGGTAATAGTTGGGCTTGTCAGGAATATGAGTCCGTCTCTGTCGAACTGGCTCTAGCTCCAGAGACTGAGGAGACTCCGGATTAGATGCCAAAGACAGTTCATCAAACtgaaggaagaaaaggaaaacattgtTGAGGGTAAGGtgactttgacatgatgacaagCAGAGACAACATgtgaatacaaatacaaactttaaatcaaactcaacacacattcacagactgatCGTCAATCCCGGTCTCACTGCTGAACCCACTAAGATTACTGCCAGATCTTCTGTGGAAGAGAGAAACAAGACAACAGATATTTCAaaactcaaaaaataaataaaagatacaaaaaaaaagatcaacaaaATCCCtgacatttgaaaaatgaaagacaGTAAATAACCTGTGATACTTGGGGTCAGCAGGGACAGTTATAAACTCTGCTGGATCTTCCATAGCATCAAAGAACTCATTGTCATCATCCTCGTCACTGGCATCCCCCTTTCCTGAAACACCACCTAAAGTGAAGATAGACGGTGACACAATGAATGACTATGAGGCCCAATTGGTCTCGGAATGGCAGAGGTCTGTGTCATGGTCCAAATACGAAAGTTCAGCTGGGGTTGAGAGCCCTACCTTTGTTACCTAAAGCGGGATTGCTGAATGAAGAGGGGAGAACAGTAGCTCCTCTGAAAGCTCGCTCCAAATGGTTGTGCTGTTTAGCCAGCTGCTCCAGAGTCTCCTCCAACCGTATCCTCTGGTCTCTCTCGGTCATTAAGGCCTTCTGCCAGCGCTTACTGTGGGTCTGGGCCATGCCGAGGAAGTCTCGACATGCCTTGGGGagcatgcaaacacaacagcaacatgttAGGGAAAGGGCCGACAACCGTGTGGTGTGTTCTTACATGATTCACGCTGGGGAGACATACGTTGATCATGGCATTAGAGGTGATTCGGAACAGTGTGGCCCTCTCTGTGACTTGTCTGATCTTCTCCCCCATGTCGCCTCCAACACGAATCCCCTCCAGTTCTGACAAAGACCTGTGTGTTAAGAAGAGAGGAATAAATTATGAGACAAgcacatcaaatatttaaattaccATCACTCCTCTTTTTGTTGGATAATTCTTTCTAACGTGGTCAAACTGCTCAGATAACTGATACCTTTGAAGGGCAGAACCATGCTTGACAATGAGATCGTTGCAGGTGGTGAGGTCCTCCACCTTGCTGCCCATTGTTCGAAGTGTGGACTGGATTTCTGAGTTACGGCAGCCCCCACCCTGTCCTGCGGTGGGTGGAGCTGTGGAACAATCGTCACCGGAGTCATCTGAGGAAGAAGACGGGAAAGATTATATGACGAATTTTGCACAAAGAGAAATCCCACACTGTGCCTGACACAGATGCTGCTTCATTAGCTGAACAGGATTTTCGTATTATGTCTCCCATCAACGTTTCTGCTCTCTCACCAGATTCGGCCTGCATGCGAACAGCCTTTGCTTTGGCAAGCTCGAGCGCCGTGATCCATCGCTGTCGCTCCACCTCTGAGCTGGCCTTCAGGTGGTAGGTTTGCGCTCCGCCGTTGGAAATGACAAAATTGCACGAGTCCTCCACAGCAATATTGGCCGTGGCCAAGTTGATGGTGCCTCTGCATGTGTGACCCATCTCTGCCTGGGTCCTGATGGCAAACGAATGATGAATGAGTGAAggacattaaaacacagagatCTAAATAACTGATGTGTGAAATCAGGAATATTATCcaaccatttcattttcataagGCTGCTGAAATCACAATAAGTAGATATGACTTACCTGTAATACGACAGCAGTCCATTGCTCAAAACAAACCAGCGTCTCTGATAACCTTTTATGTAGTTAGTCCATTTGAAGAGCCAACCCTTGTACGTGTCTCCAGGGGTCGGAGTCGGGGGCTTCGGCTCTGACATCACAGCAGCCTGTGGTTTCACTGGGTGAGTTTACAgcctgagggagaaaaaaacccaataTACAAATCAATAGAAACACATTCATATTAGTGTTAAACATACTGCTCTTTTTTCATACATGTCTGTACAAACCGGTCTGGTGACACATCGATGCCAGAACTATTTCACTTGACTGACAAGGTCATTAATGCCATCTTATCATTAGCATACAAGAAGTAAAGTTGTGTTGGCTGGAGGACTTTGGGAAGAAAATAGCAAACGTCAACAAACTTGAATTCCTAACAACAGCTGACCACAGAATGTTTGCagcaatcattttaatttgtagtacaAATGTTGAGCTTGACAACTGTTGTTTACTTAACGTCACAGCTACGAAGGTTAAGTAAAAGATGACACACTAGATATAAAGGTTGTGTTATTAGTATCGCGCCATGTTCTCAGATTTAAGTTAGAATCTACCgaatagaaaacaaacaagcgATGGTGAGCACACACGACTCTGAACTGTGCAGCTGAGGTTTCATGCGTCTCAgcgaaaactgtgaaaatagaGGAAAAACCCACGAACGACACCCGTGAACCGATCGCACCGGTTTCTCGTCCGCACCACGAACCCGCAGCCTGGATATCACGAGCAGGACCAAGAAGCCATTTCCAACCAGCGAAGCTGCTAATACCGTCCGTTGCTAAGCTCGCTGCTGCGCTAGCTAAACAACAGGAAGCTGTCAAACGAGCTGACACGTCGAGGACGAAGCGAACCGACGCATTTAACcactttctctccgtctcccgGTTTTTCACCGAGATTAACAATGTCAGATACGTTCGTGTTATTTCCAGACACTCACCTTTTTCCGTGCAAGACTTCAGCTGAGCATGTCGCGTCGGGTGAAGCGGCCGATAGCTCGCTGGCTTTAGCTTTGGTGCTAACTACTTTGGCTGTGCGACAGAATAGCGGTCGATCCGCCCCCTAGCCGTCAACTTTAGTTCCGctctataaaataaatgttctgcAGCTCTCAactagaaataataataataataataatgatgaaaataatcatcattattgtattttatatcattattatcacaTCACTTACCAGAAGTCATTCTCACAGTATCAGCTTTATCGGTTATTCTAATAATCTGTGATCATATCTTTGTTTTTGAGTTGAGTGCATTGCATACAGGAAAGCAGATTATCCAATTAACTAAATTTCAGATGAATTTAATGCTATTGTTTGAACAGATTTTTATAATGAAATTATGTAAAATAAGAGGGAGACTGTGCAAGTTG
This is a stretch of genomic DNA from Paralichthys olivaceus isolate ysfri-2021 chromosome 8, ASM2471397v2, whole genome shotgun sequence. It encodes these proteins:
- the osbp gene encoding oxysterol-binding protein 1 isoform X4: MSEPKPPTPTPGDTYKGWLFKWTNYIKGYQRRWFVLSNGLLSYYRTQAEMGHTCRGTINLATANIAVEDSCNFVISNGGAQTYHLKASSEVERQRWITALELAKAKAVRMQAESDDSGDDCSTAPPTAGQGGGCRNSEIQSTLRTMGSKVEDLTTCNDLIVKHGSALQRSLSELEGIRVGGDMGEKIRQVTERATLFRITSNAMINACRDFLGMAQTHSKRWQKALMTERDQRIRLEETLEQLAKQHNHLERAFRGATVLPSSFSNPALGNKGGVSGKGDASDEDDDNEFFDAMEDPAEFITVPADPKYHRRSGSNLSGFSSETGIDDQSVNFDELSLASNPESPQSLELEPVRQRRTHIPDKPNYYLNLWSIMKNCIGKELSKIPMPVNFNEPLSMLQRLSEDLEYYELLDKGAKCQSSLEQMCYVAAFTVSSYSTTVHRTGKPFNPLLGETFELDRLRECGYRSLCEQVSHHPPAAAHHAISEKGWTLRQEISLASKFRGKYLSIMPLGSIQCLFDKSDNHYSWKKVTTTVHNIIVGKLWIDQSGEIDVVNHKTGDRCHLKFAPYSYFSRDVPRKVTGVVTDKDGKAHYVLSGTWDEKMELSRVMQSSKGENGTEGKQRTVYQTLKAKEIWRKNPLPEGAENMYFFSTLALTLNEFEEGVAPTDSRRRPDQRLMEDGRWDEANAEKQRLEEKQRTARREREREAVKVACSPEEADAQETGTEASEVTDETDTEDSPPHTPVASPHGPSLLPLLMDGKDGANGASVKSAHQDNYQALWFEKLDDPVSGETLHVYKGGYWEAKDQGSWEICPDIF
- the osbp gene encoding oxysterol-binding protein 1 isoform X10 encodes the protein MSEPKPPTPTPGDTYKGWLFKWTNYIKGYQRRWFVLSNGLLSYYRTQAEMGHTCRGTINLATANIAVEDSCNFVISNGGAQTYHLKASSEVERQRWITALELAKAKAVRMQAESDDSGDDCSTAPPTAGQGGGCRNSEIQSTLRTMGSKVEDLTTCNDLIVKHGSALQRSLSELEGIRVGGDMGEKIRQVTERATLFRITSNAMINACRDFLGMAQTHSKRWQKALMTERDQRIRLEETLEQLAKQHNHLERAFRGATVLPSSFSNPALGNKGGVSGKGDASDEDDDNEFFDAMEDPAEFITVPADPKYHRSGSNLSGFSSETGIDDQSVNFDELSLASNPESPQSLELEPVRQRRTHIPDKPNYYLNLWSIMKNCIGKELSKIPMPVNFNEPLSMLQRLSEDLEYYELLDKGAKCQSSLEQMCYVAAFTVSSYSTTVHRTGKPFNPLLGETFELDRLRECGYRSLCEQVSHHPPAAAHHAISEKGWTLRQEISLASKFRGKYLSIMPLGSIQCLFDKSDNHYSWKKVTTTVHNIIVGKLWIDQSGEIDVVNHKTGDRCHLKFAPYSYFSRDVPRKVTGVVTDKDGKAHYVLSGTWDEKMELSRVMQSSKGENGTEGKQRTVYQTLKAKEIWRKNPLPEGAENMYFFSTLALTLNEFEEGVAPTDSRRRPDQRLMEDGRWDEANAEKQRLEEKQRTARREREREAVKVACSPEEADAQETGTEASEVTDESAHQDNYQALWFEKLDDPVSGETLHVYKGGYWEAKDQGSWEICPDIF
- the osbp gene encoding oxysterol-binding protein 1 isoform X12 gives rise to the protein MSEPKPPTPTPGDTYKGWLFKWTNYIKGYQRRWFVLSNGLLSYYRTQAEMGHTCRGTINLATANIAVEDSCNFVISNGGAQTYHLKASSEVERQRWITALELAKAKAVRMQAESDDSGDDCSTAPPTAGQGGGCRNSEIQSTLRTMGSKVEDLTTCNDLIVKHGSALQRSLSELEGIRVGGDMGEKIRQVTERATLFRITSNAMINACRDFLGMAQTHSKRWQKALMTERDQRIRLEETLEQLAKQHNHLERAFRGATVLPSSFSNPALGNKGGVSGKGDASDEDDDNEFFDAMEDPAEFITVPADPKYHRSGSNLSGFSSETGIDDQSVNFDELSLASNPESPQSLELEPVRQRRTHIPDKPNYYLNLWSIMKNCIGKELSKIPMPVNFNEPLSMLQRLSEDLEYYELLDKGAKCQSSLEQMCYVAAFTVSSYSTTVHRTGKPFNPLLGETFELDRLRECGYRSLCEQVSHHPPAAAHHAISEKGWTLRQEISLASKFRGKYLSIMPLGSIQCLFDKSDNHYSWKKVTTTVHNIIVGKLWIDQSGEIDVVNHKTGDRCHLKFAPYSYFSRDVPRKVTGVVTDKDGKAHYVLSGTWDEKMELSRVMQSSKGENGTEGKQRTVYQTLKAKEIWRKNPLPEGAENMYFFSTLALTLNEFEEGVAPTDSRRRPDQRLMEDGRWDEANAEKQRLEEKQRTARREREREAVKVACSPEEGAHQDNYQALWFEKLDDPVSGETLHVYKGGYWEAKDQGSWEICPDIF
- the osbp gene encoding oxysterol-binding protein 1 isoform X7, whose product is MSEPKPPTPTPGDTYKGWLFKWTNYIKGYQRRWFVLSNGLLSYYRTQAEMGHTCRGTINLATANIAVEDSCNFVISNGGAQTYHLKASSEVERQRWITALELAKAKAVRMQAESDDSGDDCSTAPPTAGQGGGCRNSEIQSTLRTMGSKVEDLTTCNDLIVKHGSALQRSLSELEGIRVGGDMGEKIRQVTERATLFRITSNAMINACRDFLGMAQTHSKRWQKALMTERDQRIRLEETLEQLAKQHNHLERAFRGATVLPSSFSNPALGNKGGVSGKGDASDEDDDNEFFDAMEDPAEFITVPADPKYHRRSGSNLSGFSSETGIDDQSVNFDELSLASNPESPQSLELEPVRQRRTHIPDKPNYYLNLWSIMKNCIGKELSKIPMPVNFNEPLSMLQRLSEDLEYYELLDKGAKCQSSLEQMCYVAAFTVSSYSTTVHRTGKPFNPLLGETFELDRLRECGYRSLCEQVSHHPPAAAHHAISEKGWTLRQEISLASKFRGKYLSIMPLGSIQCLFDKSDNHYSWKKVTTTVHNIIVGKLWIDQSGEIDVVNHKTGDRCHLKFAPYSYFSRDVPRKVTGVVTDKDGKAHYVLSGTWDEKMELSRVMQSSKGENGTEGKQRTVYQTLKAKEIWRKNPLPEGAENMYFFSTLALTLNEFEEGVAPTDSRRRPDQRLMEDGRWDEANAEKQRLEEKQRTARREREREAVKVACSPEEADAQETGTEASEVTDETDTEDSPPHTPVACAHQDNYQALWFEKLDDPVSGETLHVYKGGYWEAKDQGSWEICPDIF